Proteins encoded within one genomic window of Episyrphus balteatus chromosome 1, idEpiBalt1.1, whole genome shotgun sequence:
- the LOC129905338 gene encoding A disintegrin and metalloproteinase with thrombospondin motifs 16 isoform X2 — translation MFSFSVVFGFLLLLGVLSIYVNCLHINVKRKNYVQLNGVKIDANSLHKYLEQHEKELIFGKNKKKGEVKLVQIERRDQQRHKRSAQSEKDISLQIQDNGKLVDLKLQQAEKLVDDAFIFIRRTANTSQFIENSHKLAVNYERCFYRNANSALDLCDDSSMRGIVYHNSTHYMVHPLPERFGIGSHVIVEFNGGLHSDIDLAEGIQFEPHKEAFEASELDPNSYHHHRRGGRNRNNDKLSKRNHRRRRRRRRRHIGRQPWKIPQVLYIETAIFVDRDLFKHMAKNFPRNTESQLVRFVLAMINGVQLLYNHPSLGHRINFVLKRLEILHPHPKDLRQSSDIDTYLNNFCMWQRNFNPPSDVDPLHYDHAVILTGLDLYVVGKNGKVSNQVVGLAPVAGMCTTTSSCTINEGKHFESVFVVAHEIGHNLGMRHDTNENSCDPSLYLMSPTLGSGKITWSKCSRTYLNTFLESSQSKCLFDHGQVSVKYDHAAEGILPGERFDADQQCMLKYGRDSVRSPNQIISDICRDLHCQRDRYTWTSHPALEGTSCGEMMRCRSGVCSMKATFMESYSSSRQINPAKSNEKMNLLENDEKSDRLNQGGYNSYFTKAPIWSEWGDASDCDSGCLYGASGRLREGSTGLKTYVRTCLDHRRRCQGRDKRFESCIAKQCLTIPKMTIEEFATNICERAQKFDSDLTGEGLQIVGNTEESCKVFCQTKSNGTKSRNWIYPHGTTCRSKEFNFDDTSFCVDGRCERFSCDNSTKNYFKMDPYYCPQQRINEEESKRSNNVYKPSDERRVFKTIRGAPTPERNKFENVVGRNFQTSRTKWKSDSYQNQWKYPMSINEKEPLESEWEVKSGCHSSCMEKSKGVQVISSKKTRANSIQLCTHKVKPCDRLQTTTEFAESTCGRYSRKVRGLSGYGMQISPSVYDPDRSCRVACQDELLEHRFYIVNGNYGHFPLGTKCSVTDERYCVNGKCLEFGTNNIASTQSHISLALFRSKRDITIANNEETQDSKSFISSAPVHITELLTQDFLNSIINSLSNESRSLDDDSLSNDHIEFTNPIHISTDELITE, via the exons ATGTTCTCATTTAGtgtagtttttggatttttactGCTGCTTGGAGTCTTGAGCATTTACGTAAATTGTCTGCACATAAATGTAAAGCGGAAGAACTATGTTCAGTTGAATGGAGTTAAG atAGACGCTAACTCATTGCATAAGTACTTGGAACAGCATGAGAAGGAATTGATTTTtggaaagaacaaaaaaa AAGGAGAAGTCAAACTGGTTCAAATTGAACGTCGTGATCAGCAGCGCCATAAACGATCTGCCCAAAGTGAAAAAGATATCTCCTTGCAGATTCAAG ATAATGGTAAACTAGTTGACCTAAAGCTCCAACAGGCCGAGAAGTTAGTCGACGATGCATTCATTTTTATCAGGCGAACTGCAAACACTTCACAGTTCATTGAAAATTCGCATAAATTGGCAGTGAACTATGAAAGATGTTTTTACCGGAACGCAAACTCAGCACTTGACCTTTGTGATGATTCTAGTATG cGCGGGATAGTGTATCACAATTCAACTCATTATATGGTTCATCCATTGCCTGAACGCTTTGGTATCGGGAGTCATGTCATTGTCGAGTTCAATGGTGGACTACATTCAGATATTGATCTTGCTGAAGGTATTCAATTTGAACCACACAAAGAGGCATTTGAAGCTTCAGAACTCGATCCGAATTCTTACCATCATCATAGGAGAGGTGGACGAAATCGGAATAATGACAAGTTGTCAAAAAGAAATCATAGACGTAGGAGACGACGAAGGAGACGTCATATTGGCCGCCAACCGTGGAAGATACCACAGGTGCTTTATATAGAAACGGCGATCTTTGTTGATCGAGATTTATTCAAACACATGGCTaagaattttccgagaaatACCGAAAGTCAATTGGTACGTTTTGTGTTGGCAATGATCAATGGTGTACAATTGCTTTATAATCATCCATCATTGGGACATCggataaattttgtattaaaaaggcTGGAGATTTTACACCCACATCCAAAGGATTTGAGACAGTCGAGTGATATTGATacttatttgaataatttttgcaTGTGGCAGCGGAATTTTAACCCACCTTCAGATGTTGATCCACTTCATTATGATCACGCTGTCATACTGACAG gTCTCGATTTATACGTTGTTGGCAAAAATGGCAAAGTTAGTAACCAAGTAGTGGGTCTAGCTCCTGTTGCTGGAATGTGCACCACAACGTCATCTTGCACGATCAATGAAGGCAAACATTTCGAAAGCGTTTTCGTGGTCGCTCATGAAATTGGTCACAA TCTAGGAATGCGTCATGATACAAATGAGAACAGCTGTGATCCAAGTTTGTATCTAATGTCCCCGACTTTGGGTAGTGGCAAGATCACTTGGTCTAAATGTAGTAGAACTTAtcttaatacatttttgga ATCAAGCCAATCGAAATGTTTATTCGATCATGGTCAAGTAAGTGTAAAATATGATCATGCTGCTGAAGGTATACTTCCTGGGGAACGATTTGATGCAGACCAACAATGTATGCTCAAGTATGGCAGAGATAGTGTGCGATCACCTAACCAAATTATCTCGGATATCTGTCGAGATCTACACTGCCAAAGGGATCGTTACACTTGGACATCACATCCCGCTCTAGAGGGAACTTCATGTGGTGAAATGATG CGATGTCGGAGTGGAGTTTGTTCGATGAAAGCCACATTTATGGAATCGTACTCTTCATCAAGACAAATTAACCCAGCCAAATCAAATGAAAAGATGAACTTATTGGAAAACGATGAGAAATCTGATCGATTGAATCAAGGCGGTTATAACAGTTATTTTACGAAG GCACCAATATGGAGTGAATGGGGAGATGCAAGTGACTGTGATTCTGGATGTTTATATGGTGCATCTGGACGTTTAAGAGAGGGAAGCACTGGACTGAAAACTTATGTGAGAACTTGTTTGGATCATAG ACGCCGTTGTCAAGGAAGAGATAAAAGGTTTGAATCTTGCATTGCCAAACAGTGTCTTACAATTCCCAAGATGACAATTGAAGAATTTGCAACAAACATCTGCGAAAGGGCACAAAAATTTGATTCCGATCTTACTGGAGAGGGACTtcaaattgttggaaacacag AGGAATCATGCAAGGTTTTCTGTCAAACAAAATCAAACGGTACAAAATCTCGAAATTGGATCTATCCTCATGGAACCACATGTCGTTCGAAAGAATTCAATTTTGATGACACATCATTTTGTGTTGATGGTCGTTGTGAGAGATTTTCGTGTGATAATTCaacgaaaaattatttcaaaatggatCCGTACTATTGTCCCCAACAGAGAATAAACGAAGAGGAGTCTAAAAGATCAAACAATGTTTATAAACCATCTGATGAGAGaagagtttttaaaacaattcgTGGTGCCCCAACTCCTGAGaggaataaatttgaaaatg TCGTTGGCCGGAACTTCCAAACCTCACGTACAAAATGGAAGTCAGATTCCTATCAGAACCAATGGAAGTATCCCATGAGTATAAATGAGAAAGAACCTTTAGAAAGTGAGTGGGAAGTCAAATCAGGATGTCACTCCAGCTGCATGGAGAAATCAAAAGGCGTACAAGTTATATCATCGAAAAAGACAAGAGCTAATAGCATTCAACTTTGCACTCATAAAGTTAAG ccCTGTGATCGCTTACAAACGACGACTGAATTCGCAGAATCAACTTGCGGTCGATACTCACGTAAAGTAAGAGGTTTATCAGGATACGGAATGCAGATCTCACCGAGTGTCTATGATCCGGATCGTAGTTGTCGTGTTGCATGTCAAGATGAACTACTCGAACACCGATTTTACATTGTCAATGGAAATTATGGACATTTTCCACTTGGAACAAAATGCTCGGTTACAGACGAACGATATTGTGTCAATGGAAAATGTTTAGAATTTGGCACAAATAATATAGCATCTACTCAGTCACATATAAGTCTTGCTCTATTTAGAAGTAAGCGTGACATTACAATTGCTAATAATGAAGAAACTCAAGATAGTAAAAGCTTTATAAGTTCAGCACCTGTTCATATAACAGAATTGTTAACACAGGACTTTTTAAATAGTATTATAAATAGTCTTAGTAATGAATCACGGAGTCTTGATG aCGACTCCTTATCGAATGATCACATCGAATTTACGAATCCTATTCACATCTCAACTGACGAACTGATTACGGAATAG
- the LOC129905338 gene encoding A disintegrin and metalloproteinase with thrombospondin motifs 16 isoform X1, giving the protein MFSFSVVFGFLLLLGVLSIYVNCLHINVKRKNYVQLNGVKIDANSLHKYLEQHEKELIFGKNKKKGEVKLVQIERRDQQRHKRSAQSEKDISLQIQDNGKLVDLKLQQAEKLVDDAFIFIRRTANTSQFIENSHKLAVNYERCFYRNANSALDLCDDSSMRGIVYHNSTHYMVHPLPERFGIGSHVIVEFNGGLHSDIDLAEGIQFEPHKEAFEASELDPNSYHHHRRGGRNRNNDKLSKRNHRRRRRRRRRHIGRQPWKIPQVLYIETAIFVDRDLFKHMAKNFPRNTESQLVRFVLAMINGVQLLYNHPSLGHRINFVLKRLEILHPHPKDLRQSSDIDTYLNNFCMWQRNFNPPSDVDPLHYDHAVILTGLDLYVVGKNGKVSNQVVGLAPVAGMCTTTSSCTINEGKHFESVFVVAHEIGHNLGMRHDTNENSCDPSLYLMSPTLGSGKITWSKCSRTYLNTFLESSQSKCLFDHGQVSVKYDHAAEGILPGERFDADQQCMLKYGRDSVRSPNQIISDICRDLHCQRDRYTWTSHPALEGTSCGEMMRCRSGVCSMKATFMESYSSSRQINPAKSNEKMNLLENDEKSDRLNQGGYNSYFTKAPIWSEWGDASDCDSGCLYGASGRLREGSTGLKTYVRTCLDHRRRCQGRDKRFESCIAKQCLTIPKMTIEEFATNICERAQKFDSDLTGEGLQIVGNTEESCKVFCQTKSNGTKSRNWIYPHGTTCRSKEFNFDDTSFCVDGRCERFSCDNSTKNYFKMDPYYCPQQRINEEESKRSNNVYKPSDERRVFKTIRGAPTPERNKFENEVVGRNFQTSRTKWKSDSYQNQWKYPMSINEKEPLESEWEVKSGCHSSCMEKSKGVQVISSKKTRANSIQLCTHKVKPCDRLQTTTEFAESTCGRYSRKVRGLSGYGMQISPSVYDPDRSCRVACQDELLEHRFYIVNGNYGHFPLGTKCSVTDERYCVNGKCLEFGTNNIASTQSHISLALFRSKRDITIANNEETQDSKSFISSAPVHITELLTQDFLNSIINSLSNESRSLDDDSLSNDHIEFTNPIHISTDELITE; this is encoded by the exons ATGTTCTCATTTAGtgtagtttttggatttttactGCTGCTTGGAGTCTTGAGCATTTACGTAAATTGTCTGCACATAAATGTAAAGCGGAAGAACTATGTTCAGTTGAATGGAGTTAAG atAGACGCTAACTCATTGCATAAGTACTTGGAACAGCATGAGAAGGAATTGATTTTtggaaagaacaaaaaaa AAGGAGAAGTCAAACTGGTTCAAATTGAACGTCGTGATCAGCAGCGCCATAAACGATCTGCCCAAAGTGAAAAAGATATCTCCTTGCAGATTCAAG ATAATGGTAAACTAGTTGACCTAAAGCTCCAACAGGCCGAGAAGTTAGTCGACGATGCATTCATTTTTATCAGGCGAACTGCAAACACTTCACAGTTCATTGAAAATTCGCATAAATTGGCAGTGAACTATGAAAGATGTTTTTACCGGAACGCAAACTCAGCACTTGACCTTTGTGATGATTCTAGTATG cGCGGGATAGTGTATCACAATTCAACTCATTATATGGTTCATCCATTGCCTGAACGCTTTGGTATCGGGAGTCATGTCATTGTCGAGTTCAATGGTGGACTACATTCAGATATTGATCTTGCTGAAGGTATTCAATTTGAACCACACAAAGAGGCATTTGAAGCTTCAGAACTCGATCCGAATTCTTACCATCATCATAGGAGAGGTGGACGAAATCGGAATAATGACAAGTTGTCAAAAAGAAATCATAGACGTAGGAGACGACGAAGGAGACGTCATATTGGCCGCCAACCGTGGAAGATACCACAGGTGCTTTATATAGAAACGGCGATCTTTGTTGATCGAGATTTATTCAAACACATGGCTaagaattttccgagaaatACCGAAAGTCAATTGGTACGTTTTGTGTTGGCAATGATCAATGGTGTACAATTGCTTTATAATCATCCATCATTGGGACATCggataaattttgtattaaaaaggcTGGAGATTTTACACCCACATCCAAAGGATTTGAGACAGTCGAGTGATATTGATacttatttgaataatttttgcaTGTGGCAGCGGAATTTTAACCCACCTTCAGATGTTGATCCACTTCATTATGATCACGCTGTCATACTGACAG gTCTCGATTTATACGTTGTTGGCAAAAATGGCAAAGTTAGTAACCAAGTAGTGGGTCTAGCTCCTGTTGCTGGAATGTGCACCACAACGTCATCTTGCACGATCAATGAAGGCAAACATTTCGAAAGCGTTTTCGTGGTCGCTCATGAAATTGGTCACAA TCTAGGAATGCGTCATGATACAAATGAGAACAGCTGTGATCCAAGTTTGTATCTAATGTCCCCGACTTTGGGTAGTGGCAAGATCACTTGGTCTAAATGTAGTAGAACTTAtcttaatacatttttgga ATCAAGCCAATCGAAATGTTTATTCGATCATGGTCAAGTAAGTGTAAAATATGATCATGCTGCTGAAGGTATACTTCCTGGGGAACGATTTGATGCAGACCAACAATGTATGCTCAAGTATGGCAGAGATAGTGTGCGATCACCTAACCAAATTATCTCGGATATCTGTCGAGATCTACACTGCCAAAGGGATCGTTACACTTGGACATCACATCCCGCTCTAGAGGGAACTTCATGTGGTGAAATGATG CGATGTCGGAGTGGAGTTTGTTCGATGAAAGCCACATTTATGGAATCGTACTCTTCATCAAGACAAATTAACCCAGCCAAATCAAATGAAAAGATGAACTTATTGGAAAACGATGAGAAATCTGATCGATTGAATCAAGGCGGTTATAACAGTTATTTTACGAAG GCACCAATATGGAGTGAATGGGGAGATGCAAGTGACTGTGATTCTGGATGTTTATATGGTGCATCTGGACGTTTAAGAGAGGGAAGCACTGGACTGAAAACTTATGTGAGAACTTGTTTGGATCATAG ACGCCGTTGTCAAGGAAGAGATAAAAGGTTTGAATCTTGCATTGCCAAACAGTGTCTTACAATTCCCAAGATGACAATTGAAGAATTTGCAACAAACATCTGCGAAAGGGCACAAAAATTTGATTCCGATCTTACTGGAGAGGGACTtcaaattgttggaaacacag AGGAATCATGCAAGGTTTTCTGTCAAACAAAATCAAACGGTACAAAATCTCGAAATTGGATCTATCCTCATGGAACCACATGTCGTTCGAAAGAATTCAATTTTGATGACACATCATTTTGTGTTGATGGTCGTTGTGAGAGATTTTCGTGTGATAATTCaacgaaaaattatttcaaaatggatCCGTACTATTGTCCCCAACAGAGAATAAACGAAGAGGAGTCTAAAAGATCAAACAATGTTTATAAACCATCTGATGAGAGaagagtttttaaaacaattcgTGGTGCCCCAACTCCTGAGaggaataaatttgaaaatg AAGTCGTTGGCCGGAACTTCCAAACCTCACGTACAAAATGGAAGTCAGATTCCTATCAGAACCAATGGAAGTATCCCATGAGTATAAATGAGAAAGAACCTTTAGAAAGTGAGTGGGAAGTCAAATCAGGATGTCACTCCAGCTGCATGGAGAAATCAAAAGGCGTACAAGTTATATCATCGAAAAAGACAAGAGCTAATAGCATTCAACTTTGCACTCATAAAGTTAAG ccCTGTGATCGCTTACAAACGACGACTGAATTCGCAGAATCAACTTGCGGTCGATACTCACGTAAAGTAAGAGGTTTATCAGGATACGGAATGCAGATCTCACCGAGTGTCTATGATCCGGATCGTAGTTGTCGTGTTGCATGTCAAGATGAACTACTCGAACACCGATTTTACATTGTCAATGGAAATTATGGACATTTTCCACTTGGAACAAAATGCTCGGTTACAGACGAACGATATTGTGTCAATGGAAAATGTTTAGAATTTGGCACAAATAATATAGCATCTACTCAGTCACATATAAGTCTTGCTCTATTTAGAAGTAAGCGTGACATTACAATTGCTAATAATGAAGAAACTCAAGATAGTAAAAGCTTTATAAGTTCAGCACCTGTTCATATAACAGAATTGTTAACACAGGACTTTTTAAATAGTATTATAAATAGTCTTAGTAATGAATCACGGAGTCTTGATG aCGACTCCTTATCGAATGATCACATCGAATTTACGAATCCTATTCACATCTCAACTGACGAACTGATTACGGAATAG
- the LOC129918323 gene encoding proteasome subunit alpha type-4 gives MARRYDSRTTIFSPEGRLYQVEYAMEAISHAGTCLGILAEDGILLAAERRNTNKLLDSAIFSEKIYKLNNDMACSVAGITSDANVLTNELRVIAQRYQFNYGESMPCEQLVSYLCDIKQAYTQYGGKRPFGVSILYMGWDKHYGYQLYQSDPSGNYGGWKATCIGNNFGAAVSMLKQELSENDKVTLSSAQDLAVKVLSKTLDTNKLTSEKVEMATLTRVNGKTVIKILTNAEVEVLIQKYQKLEAELEAAKKEKQAAQKS, from the exons atg GCTCGACGTTATGATTCTCGTACTACCATCTTTTCCCCAGAAG GTCGCCTCTACCAAGTGGAGTATGCGATGGAAGCTATCTCCCATGCTGGTACATGTCTTGGCATTTTAGCCGAAGATGGTATCCTCCTTGCTGCCGAACGTCGTAACACCAACAAGCTTCTTGACAGCGCTATTTTCTCAGAAAAGATTTACAAGCTTAACAA TGATATGGCATGTTCTGTTGCTGGTATCACCTCCGACGCCAATGTCCTCACAAATGAATTGAGAGTAATTGCTCAGCGTTACCAATTCAATTATGGCGAGTCGATGCCATGCGAACAGTTGGTTTCTTACTTGTGTGACATTAAACAAGCCTACACCCAATACGGAGGCAAGCGTCCATTTGGTGTGTCAATTCTTTACATGGGCTGGGACAAACACTACGGCTATCAGCTATATCAATCCGATCCCAGTGGAAATTATGGTGGCTGGAAGGCAACTTGTATTGGAAATAACTTTGGAGCTGCTGTGTCAATGTTGAAACAGGAACTTAGCGAAAACGACAAAGTTACTTTGTCGAGTGCACAAGATCTGGCTGTAAAGGTTTTGAGTAAAACTCTAGACACTAACAAGTTGACGTCTGAGAAAGTTGAAATGGCCACTCTGACACGAGTAAATGGCAAAACTGTGATTAAGATTCTCACAAATGCCGAAGTGGAAGTTCTGATTCAAAAATATCAGAAACTTGAAGCTGAATTAGAAGCAGCTAAGAAGGAGAAACAAGCTGCTCAGAAATCCTAA